ACAATTTCGGTAATGTATGTTTGAGTGTAAGGCATGTGTCTCATATACCACAATTGACATACTCTTTTTATAAGCAGAGTAAGCAAATATGATGTTGTAACGATCACCCAAAATAGGAACCTTACAAAATGGGGAAAGTTATTGTGACCTACACAATTCATGGTCCATGGACAATGATGATCCATTGATAGAACACACTGTTTACATGTTTTGCAATGATGACAACGGGGTGGCTTGAAGTTATTGCATTTTTTACAGTAATTATGCCATTCGGTTTCGCTTGGCCGATAGTTAATCGGAGGCTTTCCTGGATTCGTTTTAATTGCCAGGTAGTATGAGATCCAAATCATCGTTAAacaaaattgaaatataaCCTGTTTGGATGTTGATGCAAAGTTTAAAAGGACAAAATAGTGGGCAACATATCCTATGAAACTAATTAGGAACGTAGGAATTGCAATGCCCAACCATTGATATTTTAATTTGACTGCCATCTTCCTACACAAACTTCATAAGCGTTCCCAAGGTTCGACCAAAATAGGTGCAAAGTCTCGTATCAATTTAATCTAGTATCACGTAGTTAAATGTCTCAATAACTTGAATGCgttttttccttcttaaCACTTTGATCTAATAGAATCAATTGTTTGGTATATTAAAATTTATAATATAGCCTTTAGAAGTAGAACTGCTAGATGCGGCTAATGTGATTGTAACAAGGATCAAACagaaataatatcaatacGATCCCCATACAATCGTAACTGTTAGACCGTTTAACTAGGCAACAGAATCATCAATATTGAAGATCCATCAATCTGGAGATGTCGGTCATCACGTGACGATATCGCTCTAGGAACTTCATCGTAAATTAGTTTGATCTTTCTATAAGGAGATACACGGTTACCAGCACACTATATGAAACAACAAGTAGAGGAACACATAAATAGTGTAACTGTGTACCTTCGAACCAACCATATCCTAAATTGCATGAGGGTGAGATGTCTGATCAAAAACCGGACTTTTTAAAGAGCCAGTTGTCAAAGGATAGTAATGTAGGGAATAAAGACCAAGagaaatggaaaagatATGAAGCCCACGAAGGTATTGCATTTTGCATTGAGCTAACCTCATCGATGTATCTTCCCAGCGAAGATTTGAATGGTCAAATTCAATTAATGGAAATTCTAGATTCATTGAATGAACTGATGTCCGAATTGGTTATTGTAATGCCAAATACTGCGATTGGATGTTACTTCTACAATTGTGCACATCCAAAGGCTGAAAACAATGTCTATGAGTTGATACCTCTACGAGATGTAAATTTCCAGAATATGAAAAAGGTCAACGATCTTTTAGATGATATCAAAAGCAGTAGGTTAACtctcgaagaagaaataccaATAGCAGATAAAGCAAACCCTGCAGAGCTTTCTCCTGCATTGATAATGATTAGGGAAAAGTTTTTAGAACCAGTGGACGGACAAAAACAGTTGactaataaaaaaatattcataTTTACTGATAATGATAAACCTTCTGAATTTCAAGATGTAGAAAGCCGTTCGAGATTAAGAAAGGTTATAGATGATCTTTATGACTATCACATAAATTTTGTAACCTTTTTCATTGGTTCAAAGGTTAAACCATTTGATGACACGACATTCGCAGATATCTTAAGGTGGGGATCAAAAGTTAATGACACTAAAAATTGGTTATATTCTCATGGTCCAAATACAAAACCCATAAATGCATCGACTATTAAGTCTAAGGTCAAAAGGACAAAGGAAATAAATAGAGTGAAATTTCGCTGTCCTTTAATATTAGACGAAAGAGCAGACtttgttgtttctgttAGTGGATACACAATTATATCTCATGAGATTCCTGCATCGAAATACAAGCttatatatgataatgGTACGGTCAAACAAGAAGCGTACTCCCGTCGTGAATATCTTGATGCGGAAACTGGAGAAGTGGTACCAAATGACGAACTTGCAAAAACCTTTTCATTTGGAGATGAAATAATTGAGTTGTCTGAGGAAGAGAACTcacaaattcaaaacataTACGGAAATTATGACTCATTTTTGAAGCTAATAGGATTTAGATCTACCGAGGAATGCTTATGTTTTTACAATAATATCGACGCACCATCACTCGTGGTTCCTAACGAAGAACAATATAAAGGTTCTATCAAAACACTAACATCTCTATATCGAAcgttgaaaaagaaagaaaaatcagCGGTTATTTGGGGAAAGCTGCGGCCAAACTCTATGGCATCGATGTTTGTTTTAACTCCAAGTTCTAACGAAGACTTTAACCAAGCTTTCTACCTCTATCGTATACCATTTATAGATGAAGTCAGGAAACTACCTACTTTATCGAGCTATCCAGAACTACTAGAAAGTGATGATTATCAAGTACTCAGTAGAGTCACTGAAACGCTCGTgaactttttcaatttgaaaaatgggTACAAGCCTTCTGATTACCACAGCCCAGCGCTTCAAAGACACTTCACGGTACTCAGAGAGTATCTTCTCCAGATTGAAAGTAAGGAAACTAAAGatcaagatgaagatgacgaaacTCTTCTGAAAGTCAAACAGATTCACGAAAGAATTGCTGCTTCTGCTCAATCAGATGATCCTAAACAGCAAAGACTAGTAAAGTATTTGAAACTATGGAATTCATATTACAATCGCTATAATAATTTGGAAATTgaatcaaaaccaaaacagAATAAACGGAGTAaatttaatatataatatataataatattctATCCGTATGTTTTTACATGGCAATTCCTAATTTTGCAATCATGCACAAATGATCGCTAGGGTATTCACCTTCGTGTGGTTGACCATGTTCAGTCATTTCTTTACCTGGAGGTATTCTCAAGAGCTCAAGAACTTTAATACCATTGTTAAGTTCGAATTCTGAAAGATCATCAACTGTTACGCAGTTGGATCCATCCCAAGAAGTTACGAAAAAGATGTAGTCCAACAATCCTCTCCATGAGTGGGCCCAATTAGATATTTCAGGCTCATTACGTTCATTATCTAGACCTGAATTTTCTGGATGAACGTACTTATATGCAATAGAATACATTGAGATTGCTCTCATATCGAGCCCATTATGAagatttttcattttctcaCATAGAGCAGCTTGCTCTGGAGTTGGATTAAAAGTATCTGGTACCGGTGTTTCTGGCTGGTTCTTACCaaacttttcaacatttccaccttcctcttcctcgCCTTCATCACCATCTCTGAGTTTTGAGAACGTATAGGATGTACTGCATTCAATGACGGTTTTGGCTCTTCCTTCGTATTTAACGGGTTTCGACGTTATTGATAAATATGGTGTATCAAAAGGTTGGGAGTTGAAGTCTccacaaaagaaagatggCCAATGAGAAAGGTCAccatcattattattttgcAGAATATTCACTCTGTTTTGGAattccttcattttctgCAGTATTACGTAGCACTGTCTTGTCCTCTCATATGTTCCAAATGGATGCCAAAACAAATGTGTTGTACCTACAAGGATACCACTAACGTTCGTTTCCGGGAACCTTTCCAACACTTTTTTACTGAATTTGAGTGCTAGAATTAAACCAATATTTTTAGTAGTGGTTCTTGGTTCTATATCACCTGTTGCTATTTTATCATGATCAATTAGCATTCGATCTGTCATCTCAAACATATCCTGTTTATAAGCTATCAAGACCCCATGGTTTTTACTAGGATTAAAGTGAAATTGAGACATATAACCGAGTTTTTCAAACTCATGTTTCCAGAAGGATTTATATTGCACCGTATCTATCTCTTGTAAACACAAAACATCTGAATTATAATACTTAAATTCGTTAAGTAAAACTTGCGACCTTTTAAACCATTTAACAGCATTACCACTAGTTGGGAACAATTTCCTTCTGATAAGAGCCTGAGCGAGACAATTATACGTCATGAAACTTATTGGGAACAGTTTTGAATCACCATCTAAACTTTCTGACCTAGGAATTTTTAACATTGGTCTCTTTATAAACCTTAAGTCCGGAGGAACATCTGGATCTATACCTTGAGCAATAAGTGCATCCCTTTTCGCTTGCTTTTCTGCCTGTCTTTTAGCACGCATTTCAGCAATATATTCTGGTGTAATGTCGACCTTGGGTTTACGCTTTTTGGACTTACCTTTCGTTTTGGACTTACCTTCGCTGTTAGCGTCATTCTCTTTGGCATGAGAAACATTGTTATCTAAAGACAAGTCatttgttgatgatattaaCTCTGTAACATCAGAGTTGGAAGGTTCAAGAGTATTATGTTCATCAATTGCCATTATTGGTTTTTGTGCCATCACTCTTGAGTataccttttttctttcctttcgAGCTTCTGTATTAGTTATAATAACTAAGTTAGCTCATGACGTTATGAACTCAAATTAATGATATTTTACCTTTATAGTAAAATAATTCAATGTAAATCAAATTTTCT
The Kluyveromyces marxianus DMKU3-1042 DNA, complete genome, chromosome 1 DNA segment above includes these coding regions:
- the NGL2 gene encoding RNA exonuclease, whose protein sequence is MAQKPIMAIDEHNTLEPSNSDVTELISSTNDLSLDNNVSHAKENDANSEGKSKTKGKSKKRKPKVDITPEYIAEMRAKRQAEKQAKRDALIAQGIDPDVPPDLRFIKRPMLKIPRSESLDGDSKLFPISFMTYNCLAQALIRRKLFPTSGNAVKWFKRSQVLLNEFKYYNSDVLCLQEIDTVQYKSFWKHEFEKLGYMSQFHFNPSKNHGVLIAYKQDMFEMTDRMLIDHDKIATGDIEPRTTTKNIGLILALKFSKKVLERFPETNVSGILVGTTHLFWHPFGTYERTRQCYVILQKMKEFQNRVNILQNNNDGDLSHWPSFFCGDFNSQPFDTPYLSITSKPVKYEGRAKTVIECSTSYTFSKLRDGDEGEEEEGGNVEKFGKNQPETPVPDTFNPTPEQAALCEKMKNLHNGLDMRAISMYSIAYKYVHPENSGLDNERNEPEISNWAHSWRGLLDYIFFVTSWDGSNCVTVDDLSEFELNNGIKVLELLRIPPGKEMTEHGQPHEGEYPSDHLCMIAKLGIAM
- the YKU70 gene encoding ATP-dependent DNA helicase YKU70, with the protein product MSDQKPDFLKSQLSKDSNVGNKDQEKWKRYEAHEGIAFCIELTSSMYLPSEDLNGQIQLMEILDSLNELMSELVIVMPNTAIGCYFYNCAHPKAENNVYELIPLRDVNFQNMKKVNDLLDDIKSSRLTLEEEIPIADKANPAELSPALIMIREKFLEPVDGQKQLTNKKIFIFTDNDKPSEFQDVESRSRLRKVIDDLYDYHINFVTFFIGSKVKPFDDTTFADILRWGSKVNDTKNWLYSHGPNTKPINASTIKSKVKRTKEINRVKFRCPLILDERADFVVSVSGYTIISHEIPASKYKLIYDNGTVKQEAYSRREYLDAETGEVVPNDELAKTFSFGDEIIELSEEENSQIQNIYGNYDSFLKLIGFRSTEECLCFYNNIDAPSLVVPNEEQYKGSIKTLTSLYRTLKKKEKSAVIWGKLRPNSMASMFVLTPSSNEDFNQAFYLYRIPFIDEVRKLPTLSSYPELLESDDYQVLSRVTETLVNFFNLKNGYKPSDYHSPALQRHFTVLREYLLQIESKETKDQDEDDETLLKVKQIHERIAASAQSDDPKQQRLVKYLKLWNSYYNRYNNLEIESKPKQNKRSKFNI